The genomic interval TTGATCGCGTCTTCGGCCAAGACCGAGCAGTGAATCTTCACAGGTGGAAGATTGAGCTCCTTGACCACGGCCGTATTCTTGAGCGCAAGTGCCTCGTCCAGCGTTTTGCCCTTCACCCACTCGGTAACGAGCGAGGATGAGGCGATCGCGCTGCCGCAACCGAAAGTCTTGAACTTTGCGTCCTCCACGATGCCGTCTTCGCTGACCTTGATCTGAAGACGCATTACATCGCCGCAGGCCGGTGCCCCGACGAGTCCCGTACCCACGTTGGAGTTGTCTTTGTCGAGCGTACCCACATTACGTGGGTTCTCGTAGTGATCGATTACCTTGTCGGAATATGCCATCTGTTCACCCTAGATCTACACGTTTCGTTGCGCTAGCGGCAGCCGGAGAAGAGCACTGTTTCTACGAG from Pseudomonadota bacterium carries:
- the iscU gene encoding Fe-S cluster assembly scaffold IscU — translated: MAYSDKVIDHYENPRNVGTLDKDNSNVGTGLVGAPACGDVMRLQIKVSEDGIVEDAKFKTFGCGSAIASSSLVTEWVKGKTLDEALALKNTAVVKELNLPPVKIHCSVLAEDAIKSAIADFRRKQEGRGETLKKAAE